A genomic region of Candidatus Sulfotelmatobacter sp. contains the following coding sequences:
- the phoU gene encoding phosphate signaling complex protein PhoU: protein MERHFEREIESLKEQLLLMGGRAEQIVRKSIEALRRRDVEQAKGVFEDDHQIDRLEIDIEERCIKLFALQQPLATDLRFIMSALKISNDLERVGDHAVNIAEGAIKLAAEPPLKPLVDIPRMASLATGMLHDALDAFVRSDAEIARRLCRRDDDVDNLNHQLFRELLSYMIESPSTITRAMELILVARNLERVADLATNVAEEVVFIAEAKIIKHHADEPVGEDFGRT from the coding sequence ATGGAAAGGCACTTCGAACGCGAGATCGAGTCCCTCAAGGAGCAACTGCTCCTGATGGGCGGCCGCGCCGAGCAGATCGTGCGCAAGAGCATCGAAGCGTTGCGGCGGCGCGACGTCGAACAGGCCAAGGGCGTGTTCGAAGACGATCATCAGATCGACCGGCTCGAAATCGACATCGAAGAACGTTGCATCAAGCTGTTCGCGCTCCAGCAGCCGCTCGCCACCGATCTGCGGTTCATCATGTCCGCGCTCAAGATCTCGAACGACCTGGAACGCGTCGGCGATCACGCCGTGAACATCGCCGAGGGCGCGATCAAGCTCGCCGCCGAGCCGCCGCTCAAGCCGCTGGTCGACATTCCGCGCATGGCCAGCCTGGCCACCGGCATGCTGCATGACGCGCTCGACGCCTTCGTGCGCAGCGACGCCGAGATTGCGCGCCGACTCTGTCGCCGCGATGACGACGTGGACAATCTCAATCACCAGCTCTTCCGCGAGCTGCTGAGCTACATGATCGAGAGCCCGTCGACCATCACCCGGGCGATGGAGCTGATCCTGGTGGCGCGCAATCTCGAGCGCGTTGCCGATCTGGCCACCAACGTCGCCGAAGAGGTGGTGTTCATCGCCGAGGCGAAGATCATCAAGCATCACGCCGACGAGCCGGTGGGCGAGGACTTCGGCCGAACCTAG